The following are encoded together in the Anaerostipes caccae L1-92 genome:
- a CDS encoding PTS transporter subunit IIC, which yields MEAFFNGLSSALSSLGANGILPIGLFILALVFRLKIGEALRAALTGAVGMVGMNLTTDMLVAQMTPATQSMVERLGWHLDIVDTGWSLMSYAWGSPVSGILIILGIALNLFLLVTNFTKTLMIDFWNYWSFLACGALIYGATESVLWSVAATGIYMIVAWKWSDHVAPIFQEASGMEACTWPTGAIIAPAMIGFPVIKLCQKIPVIKDIKADPEHLQNKLGVFGETMVVGFFIGIIIGILAAFDVIKCFLLGVNMGAVMILLPRMISIMMEGILPIANAAQEFCEKHLHGKKIWIGIDASTLMGNPCNMTSIMIMTPIVTAMSIIPGNRMLAVASLVAVPWFIIPLAYYAKDNILHTCIAAFAVFCVYFLCATALAGAHTNIAHICGSLANGNTLTSCLSEGGNPITWIIYKLLQIFGQTVI from the coding sequence ATGGAAGCTTTTTTTAATGGATTGTCCTCCGCTTTATCAAGTCTTGGGGCCAACGGTATCCTGCCCATCGGCCTGTTTATTCTGGCTCTGGTCTTCCGGCTGAAAATTGGGGAAGCCCTCCGGGCAGCGCTGACCGGTGCCGTAGGAATGGTTGGAATGAATCTTACCACAGATATGCTGGTTGCCCAAATGACACCGGCAACCCAGTCTATGGTGGAACGTCTTGGCTGGCACTTAGATATTGTAGACACCGGCTGGTCGCTGATGTCATATGCGTGGGGGTCTCCTGTTTCAGGAATTCTCATTATCCTTGGAATCGCGCTGAACTTGTTTTTGCTGGTAACGAACTTTACCAAAACTCTAATGATCGACTTTTGGAACTACTGGAGCTTCTTAGCCTGCGGGGCTTTGATTTACGGAGCCACAGAAAGTGTCTTATGGTCCGTTGCAGCCACAGGTATTTACATGATCGTTGCATGGAAATGGTCTGACCACGTTGCCCCGATTTTTCAGGAAGCAAGCGGTATGGAGGCCTGCACCTGGCCGACAGGCGCAATTATAGCTCCGGCTATGATCGGCTTTCCTGTGATTAAATTATGCCAGAAGATCCCTGTCATTAAAGATATCAAAGCAGACCCGGAACATCTTCAGAACAAGTTGGGTGTTTTCGGTGAAACCATGGTCGTCGGTTTTTTCATCGGCATCATCATCGGAATTCTGGCAGCCTTTGATGTGATTAAATGCTTCCTGCTCGGTGTCAATATGGGAGCAGTCATGATCTTGCTCCCACGAATGATATCTATCATGATGGAAGGAATTCTGCCGATTGCCAACGCTGCCCAGGAATTTTGCGAAAAACATCTGCACGGCAAAAAAATCTGGATCGGCATTGACGCATCCACCCTTATGGGGAATCCATGTAATATGACGAGCATTATGATCATGACACCGATTGTAACTGCCATGTCGATTATTCCGGGAAACCGTATGCTTGCTGTTGCCAGTCTTGTGGCAGTTCCCTGGTTTATCATTCCGCTGGCCTACTACGCAAAGGATAATATTCTGCATACCTGTATTGCAGCATTTGCAGTATTTTGCGTTTACTTCCTGTGCGCCACGGCTCTCGCAGGGGCACACACCAACATTGCCCACATATGCGGTTCCCTGGCAAACGGAAACACGCTTACCAGCTGTCTGTCTGAGGGAGGAAATCCGATCACATGGATCATCTATAAACTCCTGCAGATTTTCGGGCAGACAGTAATCTAA
- a CDS encoding HPr family phosphocarrier protein, whose translation MVKRKVTVTNASGLHARPASMFVKEAKKYKSSLTIKTKGKEKDGKSIMGILSCAICQNTEIELIFEGEDEDLAADALAELVESGFGE comes from the coding sequence ATGGTGAAAAGAAAAGTCACAGTCACAAATGCATCGGGGCTTCATGCCAGGCCGGCATCTATGTTTGTGAAAGAAGCAAAAAAATATAAGAGCAGCCTGACCATAAAAACAAAAGGCAAAGAAAAAGATGGGAAATCTATTATGGGAATCTTGTCCTGCGCTATCTGCCAAAATACGGAGATTGAGCTGATATTCGAAGGTGAAGATGAAGATTTGGCAGCAGATGCGTTGGCAGAGTTAGTCGAGTCCGGATTCGGAGAATAG
- a CDS encoding RuBisCO large subunit C-terminal-like domain-containing protein, with product MKFETMKLPESVNEDFLTAVYYMNSAREPDLYDWVKLVAADQSAGTWTHVEGETPEVIEKYGGKVIGIYPMAEEHACIARIAFPTANFPAYLPMILSTVAGNVLGQDGIKLMDIEFPEKILREIPGPLMGVEGIRERIGVPDRPLVGAILKPCIGVPPEISANGARQAALGGADVIKDDELLSYPEYSPMEKRVAAVMEQIRDIGKEKTCLYAVNITGENLFDRARRAIDAGANALMVNYQAMGWGAVEDFIRAMKREKLIYPIFGHCAGMGAYYRSKTNGISTALSMGKLARLSGMDMPLVYPDSGRFGLSTNEFVETHAQCIAPMKHIKRAFMTVAGGVQPGAVEYLMDLLGNDCILMAGGGIYGHPMGAEAGAKAILSAINAKMKGKTILEAASECAELQAAIDVWGTKGH from the coding sequence ATGAAGTTTGAAACGATGAAGCTGCCGGAAAGTGTGAATGAAGATTTCCTGACTGCTGTATATTATATGAATTCTGCAAGAGAGCCGGATCTCTATGACTGGGTGAAGCTTGTGGCTGCCGATCAAAGTGCGGGAACGTGGACTCATGTGGAAGGAGAGACACCGGAAGTCATAGAGAAATATGGCGGAAAAGTCATCGGCATTTATCCAATGGCAGAGGAACACGCATGTATTGCACGCATTGCATTTCCTACGGCAAACTTTCCTGCCTACCTTCCGATGATCCTGAGTACTGTGGCCGGAAATGTACTGGGACAGGATGGGATCAAGCTTATGGATATTGAATTTCCGGAAAAAATCCTAAGGGAAATCCCAGGTCCCCTGATGGGAGTCGAAGGGATTCGTGAACGGATCGGTGTGCCAGACAGGCCTCTTGTAGGTGCTATTTTAAAACCCTGCATCGGAGTGCCGCCAGAAATCAGCGCAAACGGAGCACGCCAGGCCGCCCTTGGCGGGGCAGATGTCATCAAGGATGATGAGCTCTTATCTTATCCGGAATATTCTCCTATGGAGAAACGTGTGGCCGCTGTCATGGAACAGATCCGGGACATTGGGAAGGAGAAGACTTGTCTGTATGCGGTCAATATCACAGGAGAAAATCTATTTGACCGGGCAAGACGGGCTATTGATGCCGGAGCCAATGCGCTGATGGTAAATTACCAGGCAATGGGCTGGGGAGCTGTGGAAGATTTTATCCGTGCAATGAAGCGTGAAAAGCTTATTTATCCGATTTTCGGACATTGTGCGGGTATGGGTGCCTATTACCGTTCGAAGACAAATGGAATCTCAACGGCACTTTCCATGGGAAAACTGGCCAGACTTTCCGGCATGGATATGCCTTTAGTGTACCCGGACAGCGGCCGTTTCGGCCTTAGTACCAATGAATTTGTGGAGACCCATGCACAGTGTATCGCCCCGATGAAACATATAAAAAGAGCATTCATGACCGTAGCAGGCGGTGTACAGCCTGGAGCTGTAGAGTATCTGATGGATCTGCTGGGAAATGACTGTATTCTGATGGCCGGAGGAGGTATTTACGGACATCCGATGGGAGCAGAAGCAGGGGCAAAGGCAATCCTCTCCGCCATCAATGCCAAAATGAAGGGTAAAACAATCCTTGAGGCGGCTTCGGAATGTGCGGAACTTCAGGCGGCTATTGATGTATGGGGAACAAAAGGACATTGA
- a CDS encoding MBL fold metallo-hydrolase: protein MGNKRTLRTCEIYFIGNAGVLISADDTSVLIDGLYSSRGGEFPVSPIPGDVLNELYSRRGPLPEPDYLVFSHPHYDHLSEKLLDSYLDTHPSGSVYLPEGTSSAYVRSLYNMKQRGNTYEIITGKERQYRPGKDLEISFYKTRHLGKNFKQTLHYCILITISSCRLLFTADVDFFSESLSQFSQVPLNAAFVNPFLYHNEEGQKILRNTLQAEHTYIYHVPFEENDKYHIRHMINKDLYRYRKTTPAVLLCTPRQNEKLTLKEGEQTYDVLYRKSQQ, encoded by the coding sequence ATGGGGAACAAAAGGACATTGAGAACCTGTGAGATCTATTTCATAGGAAATGCGGGTGTATTGATTTCCGCAGACGATACCTCAGTTCTCATAGACGGACTATATAGTTCCAGAGGCGGGGAATTTCCAGTCAGTCCTATCCCTGGAGATGTCCTGAACGAGCTTTACAGCAGACGGGGACCGCTGCCTGAACCGGATTATCTGGTCTTTTCTCATCCTCACTATGACCATCTGTCGGAAAAGCTGCTCGATTCTTATCTGGATACTCACCCTTCCGGCTCCGTCTATCTGCCGGAAGGGACATCATCTGCATATGTACGTTCATTATATAATATGAAGCAGAGGGGAAACACATACGAGATCATCACCGGGAAAGAGCGGCAGTACCGGCCGGGAAAAGATCTTGAGATTTCTTTCTATAAAACAAGACATCTGGGAAAGAACTTCAAACAGACTCTGCACTATTGTATCCTGATTACAATTTCTTCATGCCGGCTGCTTTTTACCGCAGATGTAGATTTCTTTTCAGAATCTCTTAGTCAATTCAGTCAAGTTCCCCTGAATGCTGCATTTGTAAATCCGTTTCTTTACCATAATGAGGAAGGACAAAAAATTCTTAGGAACACTCTGCAGGCAGAACATACTTATATTTATCATGTTCCCTTCGAGGAAAATGATAAATATCATATCCGGCATATGATAAACAAAGATCTTTACAGATACCGAAAGACCACACCTGCCGTTCTGCTCTGTACCCCGCGGCAGAATGAAAAACTGACGCTGAAGGAAGGAGAACAGACATATGATGTACTATATCGAAAGTCCCAGCAGTGA
- a CDS encoding lipoate--protein ligase — protein MMYYIESPSSDPYFNLALEQYVFDCLDRSHSYFMLWQNDNAVIVGKHQNTIAEINETFVRDHGIKVVRRLSGGGAVYHDMGNINFTFIVDRDDGLFDFSKFCLPLVRALESVGVAAEINGRNDITIDRKKFSGNSQYSKEGRTMHHGTVMYDSDLNTVENVLKVSNDKIESKGCKSVISRVTNVRPYVRTDMNTKQFFGTLRDFMMKENKLIPYHLTEQDYLAVHQLKNTRYSTWEWNYGFSPKYAVEKKRRVEGCGCIEVHMNVEKGIITGIAFTGDYFSDADSSSLARLLTGCRLCMPDLSEKLKSVCIGDYFHNLTSNKFIKLLLE, from the coding sequence ATGATGTACTATATCGAAAGTCCCAGCAGTGATCCATATTTTAATCTGGCACTGGAGCAGTATGTATTTGACTGTCTGGACCGGAGCCACAGCTACTTTATGCTGTGGCAGAATGATAATGCGGTGATCGTGGGAAAGCATCAAAATACCATCGCGGAGATCAATGAAACTTTTGTCAGAGATCACGGCATAAAAGTGGTAAGACGCCTCTCTGGAGGAGGAGCTGTTTATCATGATATGGGGAATATCAATTTTACTTTCATTGTAGACAGAGACGATGGTCTTTTTGATTTTTCAAAGTTCTGCCTGCCATTGGTTCGTGCACTGGAAAGCGTGGGTGTGGCTGCCGAGATCAATGGACGCAATGATATAACTATCGATAGAAAAAAATTTTCCGGAAATTCACAATATTCCAAAGAAGGCCGTACCATGCATCATGGGACGGTCATGTATGACAGTGATTTAAATACCGTAGAAAATGTTCTGAAGGTTTCAAATGATAAAATAGAGTCAAAAGGGTGTAAATCTGTCATAAGCAGGGTGACAAATGTACGTCCTTATGTCCGTACAGATATGAATACAAAACAATTCTTTGGTACCCTCAGAGATTTTATGATGAAAGAAAATAAACTGATCCCTTATCATCTTACCGAGCAGGACTATCTGGCGGTGCATCAATTAAAAAATACCCGATACAGTACATGGGAGTGGAACTATGGTTTTTCCCCTAAGTATGCGGTTGAAAAAAAACGGCGGGTAGAGGGATGCGGCTGCATCGAAGTACATATGAACGTGGAAAAGGGGATCATCACTGGGATTGCATTTACAGGTGACTATTTCTCTGACGCGGACAGTTCTTCCCTTGCACGTCTCTTAACGGGCTGCAGACTCTGTATGCCTGATTTATCAGAAAAACTGAAATCTGTTTGCATTGGAGATTATTTTCATAACCTTACCAGCAATAAATTTATAAAACTGCTCCTTGAGTAA
- a CDS encoding metal ABC transporter substrate-binding protein, translating into MPVKRWIVFLLCLTVCMSVLTGCSTGKDADSSSKKPNVVTTIFPYYDFVRQIGKDKVNLKMIVTAGKDSHTFEPTPADLISIQKADIFFYNGGAMEYWVQKIQKSQENNGQVSYAFMDSVHPVEEEVTEGMSLPREEEGETEYDEHIWTSPVNAQIIVKKICAVLSKEDPENAHFYEKNTKDYLKKLKKLDRDFRETVKHGKRKLMVFGDKFPMRYFTEEYGLSYRAAFPGCSEESEPSSRTLSYLIDLVKKEKIPVIYHMDFGSSKIADVICEASGAENIPFYSCHTVTKRQFDQGVTYLDLMEKNVKNLEKGLRE; encoded by the coding sequence ATGCCTGTGAAACGATGGATTGTCTTTCTGCTGTGTCTTACTGTCTGCATGTCCGTGTTAACCGGATGCAGCACTGGTAAAGATGCCGACAGCAGTTCAAAAAAACCGAATGTTGTTACCACCATTTTTCCTTACTATGATTTTGTACGGCAAATTGGGAAAGATAAAGTAAACCTCAAAATGATCGTCACTGCGGGCAAAGACAGTCATACATTTGAACCGACTCCGGCCGATCTGATCAGCATACAGAAGGCCGATATTTTTTTCTATAACGGCGGAGCAATGGAATATTGGGTCCAAAAAATACAGAAATCCCAGGAAAACAACGGACAAGTTTCTTATGCCTTTATGGACTCGGTTCATCCAGTAGAAGAAGAGGTAACAGAGGGGATGAGCCTTCCCAGGGAAGAAGAAGGGGAAACAGAATATGACGAACACATTTGGACATCCCCTGTGAACGCACAAATTATTGTTAAAAAAATATGTGCTGTCTTATCTAAGGAAGATCCAGAAAACGCCCATTTTTATGAGAAGAATACAAAGGATTATTTAAAAAAGCTCAAAAAACTGGACCGGGACTTCAGAGAGACAGTAAAACATGGGAAACGTAAGCTTATGGTTTTCGGAGATAAATTCCCGATGCGCTATTTCACCGAAGAATACGGCCTCTCTTACAGGGCGGCATTCCCGGGATGCAGCGAGGAATCGGAGCCTAGTTCCAGGACGCTTTCTTATCTGATTGATCTGGTAAAGAAAGAAAAAATACCAGTCATCTATCATATGGACTTTGGAAGCAGTAAGATCGCGGATGTGATCTGTGAAGCATCCGGTGCTGAGAATATACCGTTTTATTCCTGCCATACTGTGACAAAACGTCAGTTTGACCAGGGCGTCACATACCTGGATCTGATGGAGAAAAATGTGAAAAATCTGGAGAAAGGACTGAGAGAATGA
- a CDS encoding metal ABC transporter ATP-binding protein, which translates to MTSIITCSHVDLGYDGHVIVKDLNMKIEQGAYVSVIGQNGSGKSTFIKTLLGLVRPVSGKIQRSLSGKGIGYLPQQTEMQKNFPATALEVVLSGFLSRKQRRPFYTKKEKSTAMEQLEKLGIPELFKTCYRELSGGQQQRVLLARALCATDQLLVLDEPVTGLDPGAAKELYLLLKELNKNEGIAILMVSHDLSNALKDADEILHIRHEDYFFGSVSEYCRSEHFREMNGGAVHGIV; encoded by the coding sequence ATGACTTCCATTATTACGTGCAGTCATGTAGATCTTGGATATGACGGACATGTCATCGTAAAAGACTTAAATATGAAAATAGAACAGGGGGCTTATGTCTCTGTCATCGGACAAAATGGCTCCGGTAAGAGCACGTTTATCAAGACGCTGCTGGGTCTTGTGCGCCCTGTCTCCGGGAAAATTCAGCGCAGTCTTTCGGGAAAAGGCATCGGATATCTCCCACAGCAGACGGAAATGCAGAAAAATTTTCCGGCAACTGCCCTGGAAGTGGTTCTGTCAGGGTTTTTAAGCCGAAAACAGCGAAGGCCTTTTTATACGAAAAAAGAAAAATCCACCGCCATGGAGCAGTTAGAGAAGCTTGGTATTCCGGAGCTTTTCAAAACATGCTATCGGGAGCTTTCCGGCGGCCAGCAGCAGAGAGTCCTGTTGGCAAGAGCCTTATGCGCAACCGATCAGCTGCTGGTCCTGGACGAGCCGGTGACAGGTCTGGACCCGGGTGCCGCAAAAGAACTCTATCTCTTGCTGAAGGAACTCAACAAAAATGAGGGCATCGCAATTCTGATGGTCTCCCACGACTTGTCCAATGCCTTAAAAGATGCGGATGAAATCCTCCACATCCGGCATGAGGATTACTTCTTCGGCAGTGTTTCAGAATACTGCCGTTCTGAACATTTTCGTGAAATGAATGGAGGTGCTGTTCATGGAATTGTTTAA
- a CDS encoding metal ABC transporter permease has product MELFKEMISYPFIIRAFIVGILISLCAALLGVSLVLKKFSMIGDGLSHVSFGALSIAVAFGIAPLKLSIPVVVIAAFFLLKLTESSRISSDAAIAVMSASALAAGVLVTSFTTGMNMDVYSYMFGSILAMSREDVRLSVLLSVAVLILFLFCYHKIFAVTFDESFARASGVDVSFYNSLLAILTAVTIVIGMRMMGAMLISSLVIFPALTAMQMFKSFRGVVICSGFLSVICFCIGLSASYFFSAPAGASIVIANLLGFLLFRLLRMVYRQNV; this is encoded by the coding sequence ATGGAATTGTTTAAAGAAATGATTTCTTATCCTTTTATTATCCGTGCTTTCATCGTGGGAATTTTGATTTCCCTCTGTGCAGCCCTGCTCGGTGTAAGCCTTGTGCTGAAAAAATTCTCTATGATCGGAGACGGACTGTCTCATGTGTCCTTCGGAGCGCTTTCCATCGCAGTCGCTTTCGGGATTGCTCCTTTGAAACTCTCGATTCCGGTCGTTGTCATTGCCGCATTTTTTCTCCTGAAGCTGACTGAGAGCAGCCGGATCAGCAGCGATGCGGCCATCGCTGTCATGTCGGCATCGGCTTTGGCTGCCGGAGTCCTGGTGACTTCCTTCACTACCGGCATGAATATGGATGTATATAGTTATATGTTTGGAAGCATTCTGGCTATGAGCAGAGAAGATGTACGGCTGAGTGTTCTGCTGAGTGTAGCAGTCCTCATTTTGTTTCTTTTTTGTTATCATAAGATCTTTGCTGTCACCTTTGATGAAAGTTTTGCGCGGGCATCAGGAGTGGATGTCTCCTTTTATAATTCGCTGCTTGCAATCCTGACCGCCGTCACGATTGTTATCGGCATGAGAATGATGGGGGCTATGCTCATTTCCAGCCTGGTCATCTTTCCTGCGCTGACGGCCATGCAGATGTTTAAAAGCTTCCGGGGAGTTGTGATCTGTTCCGGTTTCCTCTCTGTCATATGTTTTTGTATCGGTCTGTCGGCATCATATTTCTTTTCTGCACCGGCCGGTGCGAGCATCGTCATTGCAAACCTCTTGGGATTTCTCTTATTCCGACTGCTGCGTATGGTTTACAGACAGAATGTTTGA
- a CDS encoding UvrD-helicase domain-containing protein: MYIADLHIHSRYSRATSKECDPEHLDLWARKKGIHIVGTGDFTHQAWRDELREKLEPAEEGLYILKEEFRIKDGIAPDSQSPRFVVTGEISSIYKKNGKTRKVHNLILLPGLETADKISAKLETIGNIHSDGRPILGLDSRDLLEILLDISPNAVLVPAHIWTPHFSLFGAFSGFDTIEECFEDLTPHIHALETGLSSDPPMNWRLSALDSFQLISNSDAHSPAKLGREANLMDIELSYPELTKAIQTGQGLYGTIEFFPEEGKYHFDGHRKCGLVLTPSETKEYGGICPVCGKKITIGVQHRVEQLADRPEDYLRPDAKPFESLVPLPEVIAASTGMSAGGKKVNAQFEKMLSELGPEFSILREVPFEDIRHSAGACVEEGIRRLRRGEVRRDPGYDGEYGKIHLIEKDEMDIINGQMTLFDSLGIAAAAEPGKKKKKIRPVKKETVMETDGPKGKDTGINKEQQEAVTAENRAVAVIAGPGTGKTKTLVDKIAYLVKERNVSPSQVTAVTFTNQAAAEMRERLAKRLGGKRAVKDMTIGTFHSICLQLLKQQGEDIILADEAELLETAKEALNRLDSDKKPKDFLKQISNFKNNVPMEERLTNDEADCFQEIMSEMGLTDFDDLLLRVLSQAESPVLQTSQFSYLLVDEFQDINDIQFRLVLSWNQNGKELFVIGDPDQSIYGFRGSDSRCFARLKEEIPDLYEIYLKKNYRSTPEIVESALQVISRNPGNKRCLSAVREPGKPVRLVTASNDWSEAIFIAKEINRLTGGMDMMDAQNYALKTEHPRGFGEIAVLYRTHHQARAIEKCLRQESIPCVITGQDSFLEEEKVKGTTSFFRFLLDEKDTKALQIALNAFPDCGTLEKEFKQLLKKESPGEVLKLWMEKNGLLDDESLLSLYKMTLFHKDMASFLSNLLLGTEGDIKRSGEKEYTSDAVTLMTLHGSKGLEFPVVFIAGTKQGSIPLESPAHHADKEEERRLFYVGMTRAKEELILLTRKESSEFLADLPQKYTAKETAGKKEPEITQLSLFDL, from the coding sequence ATGTACATTGCAGATTTACATATCCACTCCAGATATTCCAGGGCAACAAGCAAAGAGTGTGATCCGGAACATCTGGATCTCTGGGCCAGAAAAAAAGGGATTCATATTGTAGGAACCGGTGATTTTACTCATCAGGCGTGGAGGGACGAGTTACGGGAAAAATTAGAACCTGCGGAAGAAGGATTATACATCCTTAAAGAAGAGTTCCGAATAAAAGACGGGATCGCTCCGGACAGCCAGAGTCCGCGCTTTGTCGTTACCGGGGAGATCAGTTCTATCTATAAAAAGAACGGAAAGACAAGGAAAGTCCACAACCTGATCCTTCTTCCGGGACTCGAAACCGCAGATAAGATTTCTGCAAAACTTGAGACCATCGGCAATATCCATTCCGACGGCAGGCCGATCCTTGGTCTGGACAGCCGGGATCTCTTAGAGATTCTTCTGGACATTTCTCCAAATGCAGTACTGGTGCCTGCCCATATATGGACTCCTCATTTCTCACTGTTCGGAGCCTTTTCGGGGTTTGATACGATCGAGGAATGTTTTGAAGACTTAACGCCCCATATCCATGCGTTAGAGACAGGCCTGTCCTCCGATCCTCCTATGAACTGGAGGCTTTCAGCGCTGGACTCCTTCCAGCTGATCTCAAATTCAGATGCCCACTCTCCGGCAAAGCTTGGGCGGGAAGCCAATCTCATGGACATTGAACTTTCTTATCCGGAACTCACGAAAGCCATCCAGACCGGACAGGGCCTTTACGGAACGATCGAGTTTTTCCCGGAAGAAGGAAAATATCACTTTGACGGACACCGAAAATGCGGTCTTGTGCTGACTCCGTCAGAGACAAAGGAATATGGTGGGATCTGTCCGGTCTGCGGGAAAAAAATCACCATCGGAGTCCAGCACCGGGTAGAACAGCTGGCGGACAGGCCCGAAGATTATCTCCGCCCTGACGCAAAGCCCTTTGAAAGCCTCGTACCACTTCCGGAAGTCATTGCCGCATCTACGGGAATGTCGGCCGGCGGGAAAAAGGTGAATGCGCAGTTTGAAAAAATGCTCTCAGAGCTTGGACCGGAGTTTTCTATTTTAAGAGAAGTACCTTTTGAGGATATAAGACACAGTGCGGGAGCCTGTGTAGAGGAAGGAATCCGGCGTTTAAGACGGGGAGAAGTCCGGCGCGACCCCGGATATGACGGAGAATACGGAAAAATCCATCTCATCGAAAAGGACGAGATGGATATCATTAACGGCCAGATGACACTTTTTGATTCTCTTGGTATTGCCGCCGCAGCCGAGCCCGGGAAAAAGAAGAAAAAAATCAGACCTGTGAAAAAAGAAACCGTCATGGAAACAGACGGCCCTAAAGGAAAAGATACAGGGATCAACAAAGAACAGCAGGAGGCGGTCACCGCCGAGAACAGGGCTGTTGCGGTCATCGCGGGACCTGGAACAGGAAAAACGAAAACCCTGGTAGACAAGATAGCTTATCTTGTGAAGGAGAGGAACGTATCTCCGTCTCAGGTCACAGCCGTTACCTTTACAAACCAGGCGGCAGCGGAGATGAGAGAGCGGCTTGCCAAAAGGCTTGGAGGAAAACGGGCTGTCAAAGATATGACCATCGGCACCTTTCATTCTATCTGCCTTCAGCTTCTGAAACAGCAGGGTGAGGACATTATCCTCGCCGATGAAGCGGAACTTCTTGAAACTGCCAAAGAAGCCCTGAACCGTTTAGATTCAGATAAGAAGCCAAAGGACTTTTTAAAACAGATATCCAATTTTAAAAACAATGTGCCGATGGAAGAACGTCTGACGAATGATGAAGCAGACTGTTTTCAGGAAATCATGAGTGAGATGGGTCTTACAGATTTTGATGACCTGCTTCTTCGTGTGCTTTCACAAGCAGAATCCCCGGTTTTACAAACCTCTCAGTTTTCTTATCTTCTCGTAGATGAATTTCAGGATATCAACGACATACAATTCCGTCTGGTACTCTCCTGGAACCAAAACGGAAAAGAATTATTTGTCATCGGAGATCCGGACCAGTCGATTTATGGCTTCCGTGGTTCTGATTCCAGATGTTTTGCACGGCTGAAAGAAGAAATTCCGGATCTGTATGAAATTTATCTGAAGAAAAATTACCGTTCAACACCTGAAATTGTGGAATCTGCCCTTCAGGTAATCAGCCGGAATCCGGGAAACAAACGCTGTCTTTCTGCCGTCCGTGAACCCGGGAAACCAGTCCGACTGGTTACTGCCTCCAATGACTGGTCCGAGGCAATTTTTATTGCAAAGGAAATCAACAGGCTCACCGGCGGCATGGATATGATGGATGCCCAGAATTATGCCTTAAAAACGGAACATCCCAGAGGTTTTGGAGAAATTGCCGTATTATACAGAACCCACCATCAGGCCAGAGCCATAGAAAAATGTTTAAGACAGGAGAGTATTCCATGCGTCATCACAGGACAGGATAGTTTCCTTGAGGAAGAAAAGGTAAAAGGTACAACTTCATTTTTTCGGTTTCTTCTCGATGAAAAGGATACGAAGGCTCTTCAGATCGCACTGAACGCTTTTCCTGACTGCGGAACCTTAGAAAAAGAATTCAAACAGCTTTTGAAAAAAGAGTCTCCAGGAGAGGTTTTAAAGCTCTGGATGGAAAAGAACGGTCTTTTGGATGATGAATCCCTTCTCAGTCTGTACAAGATGACTCTGTTTCATAAAGATATGGCATCCTTTTTGTCCAATCTTTTGCTGGGAACAGAAGGGGATATAAAAAGAAGCGGTGAAAAGGAATATACGTCAGATGCTGTCACCCTGATGACTCTCCACGGGTCCAAAGGACTGGAATTTCCGGTTGTGTTCATCGCCGGAACAAAACAGGGCAGTATACCGCTGGAATCACCTGCTCACCATGCAGATAAGGAAGAGGAGAGACGTCTGTTCTATGTAGGCATGACCAGGGCAAAAGAAGAACTGATCCTTCTTACAAGAAAAGAATCTTCCGAATTTCTCGCGGACCTGCCGCAGAAATATACGGCAAAAGAGACTGCAGGAAAAAAAGAGCCGGAGATTACTCAGCTGTCACTGTTTGATCTGTGA